The following proteins are co-located in the Bacillus pumilus genome:
- a CDS encoding phage tail assembly chaperone, with protein sequence MSEKQTFDLSFFMPGQTVEAEEVKVLISKRFVDKKGNVIPFVFKAITTERIDELEKENTTFKNVKGRGRVKDLDSQRFYARIAIESTIYPDFRSKELREAYSTQDPVEVAKRVLSVGGEYANWLNKAIEINGFEDEIEDLEEAAKN encoded by the coding sequence ATGAGCGAAAAACAAACATTTGATCTTTCATTTTTTATGCCAGGACAAACAGTAGAAGCGGAAGAAGTCAAAGTGCTGATTTCTAAGCGTTTTGTTGATAAAAAAGGGAATGTCATTCCTTTTGTCTTCAAAGCAATTACAACTGAACGTATTGATGAATTAGAAAAAGAAAACACAACGTTCAAAAATGTCAAAGGCAGAGGACGCGTGAAAGATTTAGACAGTCAGCGCTTCTATGCACGTATTGCCATTGAATCCACCATTTATCCAGATTTCCGCTCAAAGGAATTAAGAGAAGCCTACAGCACACAAGATCCTGTTGAAGTAGCAAAGCGTGTACTGTCTGTTGGCGGGGAATATGCGAACTGGTTAAACAAAGCCATCGAAATCAATGGGTTTGAAGACGAGATTGAAGATTTAGAAGAAGCAGCAAAAAACTAA